In the bacterium SCSIO 12741 genome, TCTTTGATCAAACTCTTGTACTCATTGGATACAATGATGCCCGTGTAAGATTCAAACCGGGGCAAGTGAGATTGAATGTAACTGCTTATTTGAGAACCCGCCGTTGGAGCTTGATTGCCCAACCACATACCGCCATTGATGAATTCAAAGTCATAATCCCCCTGAAACTCTTGGTAAATGGAGGCCATATTAAATCCATTTCCATAACACCATCCGCATTGTGCGTCCATAACATAAATCAACTTCATTTTGGTTTCCTCCTTTTTCTGAGCAAAAGCCCCAATGGTGCTAAGCACGGAATACAATACCATTCCCCAAGCTATAACCACTGTTTTAATCGACATAAATTCTATTCTGGTTCAATTCGCTAACAAAAGTCTAATTTTACCGACTACGATACAAGTACATACCTTATTGTAGGGTACCTACTTTGAGGTGTGAAATAAGCAATATAAAGGTTTCAGAAATGCAAAAAAATGATAACAGCCTACATCCCTGTCCTGTTGGTCGTTCAATCAAGGTGCTGGGAGGTAAATGGCGATTGCGTATTATCAATGAAGTGGGATTGGAAAAAAGGCGCTTTGGAGAACTAAAACGGCTCATTCCTGACATCAGCGAAAAAATGCTAATTCAAGAGTTGAAAACCTTGGTGGAATACGACATCCTAAACAAAAAATCTTATCCTCAAATTCCGCCCAAAGTGGAATACTTCCTCACGGAAAAAGGACGCTTGGCCTTACCTGTAATCGAAAGCTTTAAAAAGTTTGGAGAAGAGGCGCTATAAACCGCAAGAATCGGGTTTTGAAAAAGGGGGTTCTTGATGAACTTTGTTCTTTGTCAAAACCAGTAGGAAGATGAAAACGGATAACCCATATCACTACGATAAGATTGCGGAAGCGATTCAGTATTTAGATGATCATTTTCAAGAGCAACCCTCGTTGGATCAGCTGGCTGAACAATTAAACCTTAGCCCGTTTCACCTTCAGCGCCTGTTTAAAGACTGGGTAGGGGTTACACCAAAAAAGTACCTGCAGTTTTTAAGCGTAA is a window encoding:
- a CDS encoding helix-turn-helix transcriptional regulator — protein: MQKNDNSLHPCPVGRSIKVLGGKWRLRIINEVGLEKRRFGELKRLIPDISEKMLIQELKTLVEYDILNKKSYPQIPPKVEYFLTEKGRLALPVIESFKKFGEEAL